A genomic window from Litoreibacter janthinus includes:
- a CDS encoding 2-dehydro-3-deoxygalactonokinase has protein sequence MAEVAWIAVDWGTSNLRVWAMDASGQVVDTHGSDQGMGVLDREGFETALLSLITPYLAQGRVLPVVCCGMVGSRQGWAEAAYLSTPCAPPDGQNATRVAVNDPRISVFILPGIKQISPPDVMRGEETQIAGYLAVNPDFDGVLCMPGTHTKWVHISLKEIVSFQTFMTGEMFALLSKQSVLRHCLVSSGFDQSSFDAGLSDALGRPQLVTAQLFGLRAGALVADLKPAAVRGRLSGLLIGAELSGARPYWLGQNVAIIGDPKMSDLYRKGLAAQGVDATLVDVADITLNGLKAAYESLKEQVL, from the coding sequence ATGGCAGAAGTTGCGTGGATCGCTGTCGACTGGGGCACCTCAAACCTGCGAGTTTGGGCGATGGATGCTTCTGGTCAAGTCGTCGATACCCATGGATCGGATCAAGGCATGGGAGTTTTGGACCGCGAAGGGTTTGAAACCGCCTTGCTGTCCTTGATCACTCCGTACTTGGCTCAAGGTCGCGTGTTGCCGGTTGTCTGTTGCGGCATGGTTGGCTCTCGGCAGGGCTGGGCGGAAGCCGCGTATCTCAGCACTCCATGTGCGCCGCCTGACGGTCAAAATGCCACGCGAGTTGCGGTCAATGACCCACGCATTTCAGTATTCATCCTACCCGGCATCAAACAAATTTCGCCCCCCGATGTCATGCGCGGCGAGGAAACCCAAATCGCGGGTTATTTGGCCGTCAATCCAGACTTCGACGGCGTGCTGTGTATGCCGGGAACCCATACCAAATGGGTCCATATAAGCCTGAAAGAGATTGTCAGTTTCCAGACCTTCATGACCGGCGAAATGTTTGCTTTGCTGTCCAAACAGTCGGTGCTGCGCCACTGCTTGGTCTCCAGCGGGTTCGACCAGTCTTCTTTTGACGCAGGGCTGTCAGATGCGCTTGGGCGTCCGCAGCTTGTGACCGCACAGTTGTTTGGCCTTCGAGCCGGCGCATTGGTCGCCGATCTTAAGCCTGCCGCCGTGCGTGGGCGCCTGTCAGGTTTGCTGATCGGGGCGGAACTATCCGGCGCGCGGCCCTACTGGCTGGGGCAGAATGTAGCTATCATTGGCGACCCAAAGATGTCGGACTTGTATCGCAAAGGCCTTGCCGCACAAGGCGTAGACGCAACTCTGGTCGACGTCGCTGACATCACCCTTAACGGCCTCAAGGCCGCTTATGAATCGTTGAAGGAACAGGTCCTATGA
- a CDS encoding 2-dehydro-3-deoxy-6-phosphogalactonate aldolase, translating into MSRNIIAILRGVQPDEAEAICDVLIQAGIDRIEVPLNSPDPLESIRRMAAAFGQNALIGAGTVLSLEDVKNVAASGGRMIVSPDANTEVIIASKAAGLASYPGVLTPTECFAALRAGADGLKIFPSFLMGPEGLKAISAVLPAETDTYAVGGVGPKNFAEWIAAGAAGFGIGTGIYKPGFSASDVAARATEIVAAYDEATK; encoded by the coding sequence ATGAGCCGCAATATCATTGCCATTTTGCGGGGCGTCCAACCCGACGAGGCCGAAGCGATCTGCGATGTGCTGATCCAAGCAGGCATCGATCGGATCGAAGTGCCGCTGAATTCGCCTGACCCCTTGGAAAGCATCCGCCGCATGGCCGCCGCCTTTGGACAGAATGCGTTGATTGGTGCGGGCACGGTTCTCAGCTTGGAAGACGTGAAAAATGTCGCGGCCTCGGGCGGCAGGATGATTGTGTCGCCTGACGCAAATACCGAGGTGATCATCGCGTCCAAGGCTGCTGGTCTCGCCTCCTATCCTGGCGTTCTGACCCCGACAGAATGTTTTGCGGCTCTTCGTGCTGGTGCCGATGGGTTGAAGATTTTCCCTTCCTTTTTGATGGGGCCCGAAGGTTTGAAAGCCATTTCGGCGGTTTTGCCGGCTGAAACCGACACCTATGCCGTGGGCGGTGTTGGCCCGAAGAATTTTGCTGAATGGATCGCAGCAGGGGCTGCGGGTTTCGGCATCGGGACAGGCATCTACAAGCCCGGATTTTCAGCTTCGGATGTGGCGGCCAGAGCCACTGAAATTGTCGCCGCCTATGACGAAGCGACCAAATGA
- a CDS encoding beta-galactosidase has product MKRTLGTCYYPEHWPREIWQEDARRMADLGLTWVRIGEFAWSRLEPSQGNYQFGWLDDAIAVLGNAGLKVVLGTPTATPPRWMLDLHPDMLAVDEEGRARKFGSRRHYCFSHEGYKAECAKIVTAMAERYGTNPHVAAWQTDNEYGCHDTTISYSDAARIAFQDWLRARYPGAGNAGDIVELNKAWGNVFWSMDYDGFEQVDLPNLTVTEPNPSHSLAFRRFSSDQVVAFNRLQVDILRAHTNAPIAHNYMGRITDFDHFAVGADLDIASWDSYPLGFLEDRVGADEAWQRRFARQGDPDFQALHHDLYRAVGQGRWWVMEQQPGPVNWAPYNPTPLPGMVRLWSWEAFAHGAEAVCFFRWRQAPFAQEQMHAGLLRPDSVDAPGLDEARQVAAELADAPEVAQVQAAVALVFDYDADFAWTVQPHGRGLSYFGLVFDWYKALRSLGVSLDIVPASRRDFSAYRLIVAPGLMHMDDGLKEALTSSEAQVLLGPRSAARDQDMAIPVPLPPNINGLAVTVAQVESLRPDMPVALSGGGYLHLYREVLEGSAETLEQTTDGAPVVVGNGHLSYIGAWLDHDALRRVVSRACEAARIDTLELPDGVRVRDCGSERFWFNYNAEPVSVGGLTLDAAGVLRQTFGKVAKMR; this is encoded by the coding sequence ATGAAGCGCACACTGGGGACCTGCTATTACCCTGAACACTGGCCGCGCGAGATTTGGCAAGAAGACGCGCGGCGAATGGCGGATCTCGGCCTCACTTGGGTCCGGATCGGTGAATTCGCATGGAGCCGTCTCGAGCCGTCTCAAGGGAACTATCAGTTCGGATGGCTTGATGACGCAATTGCGGTTCTGGGCAACGCTGGCCTGAAAGTCGTGCTGGGCACACCCACGGCGACACCGCCACGGTGGATGTTGGACTTGCATCCGGACATGCTCGCCGTGGATGAAGAGGGTCGCGCACGCAAATTCGGCTCGCGGCGGCACTATTGCTTCAGCCACGAGGGGTACAAGGCCGAATGCGCGAAGATCGTGACCGCGATGGCCGAACGATACGGCACCAATCCTCATGTCGCCGCTTGGCAGACCGACAACGAATATGGCTGCCACGACACCACAATTTCTTACAGCGACGCCGCGCGTATCGCGTTCCAAGACTGGTTGCGCGCCCGCTATCCGGGCGCGGGAAACGCGGGCGATATCGTTGAGCTGAACAAGGCTTGGGGCAACGTCTTCTGGTCTATGGACTATGACGGGTTCGAGCAGGTCGACCTACCGAACCTAACGGTCACGGAACCGAACCCCTCGCACAGTTTGGCATTCCGCAGGTTCAGCTCCGATCAGGTGGTGGCGTTCAACCGGTTGCAGGTCGATATATTGCGCGCTCACACCAATGCGCCAATTGCGCATAATTACATGGGGCGGATCACCGATTTTGACCATTTCGCAGTTGGCGCCGATCTAGATATTGCGTCTTGGGACAGCTATCCGCTTGGCTTCTTGGAGGACCGAGTGGGCGCGGACGAGGCATGGCAGCGCCGCTTTGCCCGGCAAGGTGATCCCGATTTTCAGGCCCTGCACCATGATCTTTATCGCGCCGTAGGGCAGGGGCGTTGGTGGGTAATGGAACAGCAACCCGGCCCTGTGAACTGGGCGCCCTACAACCCTACACCGCTGCCCGGAATGGTCCGTCTGTGGAGCTGGGAAGCCTTCGCGCACGGTGCCGAAGCGGTCTGTTTTTTTCGCTGGCGGCAGGCCCCATTTGCGCAAGAACAGATGCACGCGGGCCTGTTGCGTCCCGACAGCGTCGACGCGCCCGGACTGGACGAAGCCCGTCAGGTCGCCGCCGAACTGGCCGACGCGCCGGAGGTGGCCCAAGTCCAAGCCGCCGTTGCGTTGGTGTTCGACTACGATGCCGATTTCGCGTGGACGGTGCAGCCTCATGGTCGCGGCCTCAGCTACTTCGGTTTGGTATTTGACTGGTATAAGGCGCTCCGCAGCCTCGGTGTATCGCTTGATATTGTCCCTGCCAGTAGGCGGGATTTTTCGGCGTATAGACTGATTGTGGCACCCGGTTTGATGCATATGGACGATGGCTTGAAAGAGGCTCTGACGTCGTCTGAAGCGCAGGTCCTGCTGGGTCCGCGCAGTGCGGCGCGCGATCAAGATATGGCGATACCGGTGCCACTACCGCCGAACATTAACGGCTTGGCGGTGACCGTTGCGCAGGTCGAAAGTCTGCGGCCAGACATGCCGGTTGCGCTCAGTGGCGGCGGTTATCTGCACCTGTATCGCGAGGTATTGGAAGGAAGCGCCGAGACGCTGGAGCAGACCACCGACGGCGCTCCTGTCGTCGTCGGAAACGGGCACCTAAGCTATATCGGAGCGTGGCTGGACCACGACGCTTTGCGCCGCGTCGTCTCGCGCGCTTGCGAAGCCGCCAGGATTGATACGTTGGAGTTGCCTGACGGCGTCCGCGTTCGCGATTGCGGGTCGGAGCGGTTCTGGTTCAATTATAACGCAGAGCCTGTAAGCGTTGGCGGGCTCACGCTCGACGCAGCAGGCGTACTTCGCCAGACCTTTGGCAAGGTTGCAAAAATGCGATGA
- a CDS encoding dihydrodipicolinate synthase family protein has translation MKYSKLDAKDYARAHMRGIWAAALNPFNTDGSFNEPGLRSNIRHWIDDLGIQGLFIAGKQGEFFSMSLAERKRNFEIAVEECDGKAATIMSASDQNFDTVVELAKHAQACGADYVVVHAPILHFVTDQDDTVFNYYKELCERLDIGIAMWSHPDSGYLMSPELCARVAELPNIVAIKYSVPREMYVKLTHMVGDKIHVSTAAEGEWLDNIEELGWKLYLCSSPPYQLQTKADQRMNEYTRLAFEGKFAEARKLRDSLDPVRDAIKRTKPGGKPQAHGKYWQELLGQVGGPVRSPMLQLTEDERARTREAFEACGLKL, from the coding sequence ATGAAATACAGCAAGCTCGACGCTAAGGATTACGCCCGCGCGCACATGCGTGGCATCTGGGCTGCGGCGTTGAACCCTTTCAACACAGACGGGTCTTTTAACGAGCCGGGGCTGCGGTCGAACATCCGGCACTGGATCGACGATCTGGGCATCCAAGGCCTGTTTATTGCGGGCAAGCAGGGAGAATTCTTCTCCATGTCGCTGGCCGAACGCAAACGCAATTTCGAAATCGCGGTAGAGGAATGCGACGGCAAGGCGGCGACGATCATGTCCGCGTCAGACCAGAACTTCGACACGGTGGTGGAATTGGCAAAACATGCGCAGGCCTGCGGCGCGGATTACGTTGTTGTGCACGCCCCGATTTTGCATTTCGTCACGGATCAAGACGACACGGTGTTCAATTACTACAAGGAGCTGTGCGAGCGCTTGGATATCGGAATCGCCATGTGGTCCCACCCCGATAGCGGCTATTTAATGAGCCCTGAGCTTTGCGCACGGGTGGCCGAGCTGCCAAATATCGTGGCGATCAAATATTCAGTCCCGCGCGAGATGTATGTGAAGCTGACCCATATGGTCGGCGACAAAATCCATGTCTCGACAGCTGCCGAGGGCGAATGGCTCGACAATATCGAGGAACTGGGCTGGAAGCTGTATCTTTGCTCCTCACCGCCCTACCAACTTCAGACCAAAGCCGACCAGCGGATGAACGAATACACGCGTCTGGCCTTTGAGGGGAAGTTCGCCGAGGCGCGAAAGCTGCGTGACAGCCTTGATCCCGTGCGCGACGCGATCAAACGCACAAAGCCCGGTGGAAAGCCGCAGGCGCATGGCAAATACTGGCAGGAATTGCTGGGCCAAGTGGGGGGGCCGGTCCGCTCTCCCATGTTGCAATTGACAGAAGACGAGAGAGCGCGCACGCGCGAAGCGTTTGAGGCGTGCGGGCTGAAACTCTGA
- a CDS encoding xanthine dehydrogenase family protein molybdopterin-binding subunit, which translates to MPPRPPYIGRPLPDLRSERSLRGQGAYVADIELPDALHVAFLRSPVAFGTIVDLDLSSALDVACVLAAHGGKDVSGLGKLSVNPVIEMLTSPSYPILAQQVVQAVGQPVAAVLGTSADSALDGCEAIRLAVDESGPPPAPDAVARQAWSNGDTKDAFANADIVVECQLQHPRLAPSPMEPRGIAVRYEPATDGVTIWHSTQTPHRTRKELAAILEIAPERITVIADCVGGAFGMKASLYPEEIFTVWAALEHKRSTRWVATRSEDFLSATQGRGVTSYGRLALSKDGQFLGLEARTDAPVGRWLPNSGLVTAWNAARILPGGYVVPSLEVETQATAQNLAPTGIYRGAGRPEANCLMERLVDKAAKASGIDPLEIRKRNLTPAHSLPSKTATGNVLDSGDYANALNLLRQHAGYDEALRIRDERRQRGALAGVGIAFYLEPSGNGWESAEVSWQSDGTIIVASGSSSQGHGRETAFAQIAADTLQVDFDAVTVRCGDTAHCPEGIGALASRSTPIGGSAVLRACNDLRAQIEAGADLPVTARCQYENDGQAWGYGCYMVSLEIDHETGEITLDRVTCVDDAGRIINPAQVHGQIRGGFAQGLGEALLEQVIYDEDGQLVTGSFMDYAMPRAVDLPPLDIHTAQTPSPLNALGAKGVGEAGTIGAPPAILNAVLDALAPLGIEDMDMPLTPSKLWQAITSAEQETAR; encoded by the coding sequence ATGCCCCCACGCCCACCCTATATCGGACGCCCTTTACCAGACCTGCGCTCCGAAAGGTCGTTGCGTGGACAAGGGGCCTATGTCGCGGATATCGAGTTGCCGGATGCGCTGCATGTGGCCTTCTTGCGCAGCCCTGTGGCCTTTGGGACCATCGTCGATTTGGACCTATCTTCCGCATTAGACGTGGCGTGCGTTTTGGCCGCGCATGGCGGCAAGGATGTCAGCGGGCTGGGCAAGTTGTCGGTCAATCCAGTCATCGAGATGTTGACCTCGCCCTCCTACCCGATCCTTGCGCAACAGGTGGTGCAAGCGGTCGGTCAGCCCGTCGCGGCAGTCTTGGGTACCAGTGCGGACAGCGCCTTGGACGGGTGTGAAGCGATCCGTCTCGCTGTGGATGAAAGCGGCCCGCCCCCTGCGCCCGATGCAGTGGCCCGGCAGGCTTGGAGCAATGGTGACACCAAGGATGCCTTCGCCAATGCTGACATTGTGGTGGAGTGCCAGTTGCAACACCCGCGCCTCGCGCCTTCCCCGATGGAGCCGCGCGGGATTGCCGTGCGCTATGAGCCCGCAACCGACGGTGTTACCATCTGGCACTCGACCCAGACCCCTCATCGGACACGCAAGGAACTTGCCGCGATCCTTGAAATCGCGCCAGAGCGCATCACCGTGATCGCGGATTGCGTGGGCGGGGCGTTCGGGATGAAAGCGTCGCTCTACCCCGAAGAGATTTTTACCGTTTGGGCGGCGTTGGAGCATAAGCGCAGCACGCGTTGGGTCGCCACCCGGTCGGAGGATTTTCTATCTGCCACCCAAGGCCGTGGCGTCACAAGTTATGGGCGGCTGGCGTTGTCCAAAGACGGGCAGTTCTTGGGGCTCGAGGCGCGGACGGATGCCCCTGTCGGGCGTTGGTTGCCCAATAGCGGGCTGGTGACCGCATGGAACGCTGCACGGATCCTGCCGGGCGGGTATGTGGTTCCCTCACTAGAGGTTGAGACCCAAGCCACTGCGCAGAATCTTGCCCCCACAGGCATCTATCGCGGCGCGGGACGACCGGAAGCCAATTGCCTGATGGAGCGGTTGGTAGACAAAGCCGCGAAAGCGTCGGGGATCGACCCGCTTGAGATACGCAAACGCAACCTGACACCCGCGCACTCCCTTCCATCGAAAACCGCGACAGGCAACGTGTTGGACTCGGGCGACTACGCCAACGCCCTCAATTTGCTAAGACAACATGCGGGCTATGACGAAGCGCTGCGCATACGCGATGAACGGAGGCAGCGCGGTGCGCTCGCGGGGGTCGGAATTGCGTTTTATCTGGAGCCGTCGGGCAACGGCTGGGAAAGCGCTGAGGTGTCGTGGCAATCCGACGGGACGATCATCGTCGCAAGCGGCAGCTCCAGCCAAGGCCACGGGCGCGAAACTGCGTTTGCCCAAATCGCTGCTGACACATTGCAGGTCGACTTCGACGCGGTCACCGTGCGGTGCGGGGATACCGCGCATTGCCCCGAAGGGATCGGCGCGCTTGCCTCGCGCAGCACGCCAATCGGTGGCAGCGCCGTTCTGCGCGCCTGCAACGACCTGCGCGCGCAGATTGAGGCCGGGGCGGATCTGCCGGTCACCGCGCGGTGCCAATACGAGAACGACGGGCAGGCTTGGGGCTACGGGTGCTACATGGTCTCGCTGGAGATCGACCACGAGACAGGCGAGATCACCTTGGATCGCGTGACTTGCGTGGACGATGCGGGCCGTATCATCAACCCCGCGCAGGTTCACGGACAGATCAGGGGCGGCTTCGCGCAAGGGCTGGGGGAAGCCCTGTTGGAACAGGTGATCTACGACGAGGACGGCCAGTTGGTGACGGGGTCATTCATGGATTACGCTATGCCACGCGCCGTTGATCTGCCGCCGTTGGACATTCACACAGCCCAAACCCCCAGCCCTTTGAACGCGCTTGGGGCCAAGGGTGTCGGTGAAGCGGGCACAATCGGAGCGCCGCCTGCGATACTGAATGCGGTGCTCGACGCGCTGGCACCGCTGGGCATTGAAGACATGGACATGCCGCTGACCCCGTCTAAACTCTGGCAGGCTATCACGTCCGCCGAACAGGAGACCGCCCGATGA
- a CDS encoding aspartate dehydrogenase, whose amino-acid sequence MSIAILGDGAIASYVRAHLGGEISAILTRPARQAGLQAQTGLTCVSAVSDLPKRTTLLIDCAGHAGLAEHGPSTLSRGIDVLTVSIGALADKSLAEALTQAAAQGGATVHLATGAIGALDTLRAAKVGALRNVTYTGRKPPAGWQGSPAEEVVDLANPGAEAVTHFKGTAREAALRYPKNANVAAAVALAGLGFDATQVELIADPNVTGNTHEITALGEFGQMHFTVTGNSLPDNPRSSSLAAMSVVAALRNRKAAIRFA is encoded by the coding sequence ATGAGCATAGCAATTTTGGGGGACGGAGCAATTGCCAGCTATGTGCGAGCGCATCTTGGCGGCGAGATCTCCGCAATCCTCACGCGACCTGCGCGACAGGCGGGCCTGCAAGCCCAGACCGGCCTGACATGCGTCAGCGCGGTGTCGGATTTGCCAAAGCGGACGACGCTCCTGATCGACTGCGCCGGTCACGCGGGGCTGGCGGAGCACGGTCCCTCCACCCTGTCGCGCGGGATCGACGTGCTGACCGTTTCCATCGGAGCGTTGGCGGATAAAAGTCTTGCCGAGGCCTTAACGCAAGCCGCAGCACAGGGCGGTGCCACGGTGCATCTGGCGACAGGTGCGATCGGTGCGCTGGACACCCTGCGCGCGGCAAAGGTCGGGGCATTGCGCAACGTGACCTACACCGGACGAAAACCGCCCGCAGGGTGGCAAGGCTCCCCGGCGGAGGAGGTTGTGGATCTAGCCAATCCAGGTGCCGAGGCCGTCACACATTTCAAGGGCACCGCCCGCGAAGCCGCGCTGCGTTATCCCAAGAATGCCAATGTGGCCGCTGCGGTGGCGCTGGCAGGGTTGGGGTTCGATGCGACGCAAGTGGAACTGATCGCCGACCCCAATGTCACAGGAAACACGCACGAGATCACAGCGCTTGGTGAATTCGGACAGATGCACTTCACTGTCACCGGTAACAGTCTTCCAGACAACCCGCGCAGTTCTTCCCTTGCCGCTATGAGCGTTGTTGCGGCGCTGCGAAACCGAAAGGCCGCGATCCGCTTCGCCTAA
- a CDS encoding ABC transporter substrate-binding protein, which produces MRVVDFALHLIVALALWTSCATAFEVEDRQIYSATPETSVLRIISTADRAVFEPIIMAFQKSNPGISVDYTITGTTDLMTALYDEGAVFDLAISSAMDLQTKLANDGFAQSYSPANAASLPDWAIWRDQLFAFTQEPAVMVVSDNFFKDGEAPQTRDALIALLRENPETFRGKIGTYDVRRSGFGYLMATQDSRTSETFWRLTEVMGRLEAQLYCCSGEMIADVAAGKLALAYNVLGSYAASELATTEGFHIVELTDFVNVMLRTVLIPANAENIGDARTMVDFLTALRTRPDLVEASGLPPVDMNALQNNPALRPIRFGPGLLVFLDQLKEEKFLRSWENSIVQQTP; this is translated from the coding sequence ATGCGTGTCGTTGATTTTGCCCTACACCTGATCGTTGCTTTGGCGCTGTGGACTTCCTGCGCGACGGCCTTCGAGGTCGAAGATCGCCAGATATATTCAGCCACACCGGAGACATCCGTGTTGCGCATTATTTCGACCGCCGACCGTGCGGTGTTCGAACCGATCATCATGGCCTTCCAGAAATCCAATCCCGGCATCTCTGTCGACTATACGATCACTGGGACCACGGACCTGATGACCGCTCTTTATGACGAGGGTGCAGTGTTTGATCTTGCCATATCGTCAGCAATGGATTTGCAGACCAAGCTGGCCAATGACGGTTTCGCGCAAAGCTACTCCCCCGCGAACGCCGCTAGTCTGCCGGACTGGGCAATCTGGCGCGACCAGCTGTTTGCCTTCACACAAGAACCAGCGGTGATGGTGGTATCGGACAACTTCTTCAAAGACGGCGAGGCACCTCAAACACGCGACGCGCTGATCGCCTTGCTGCGCGAGAACCCCGAGACGTTCCGCGGCAAAATCGGCACCTATGATGTGCGGCGGTCTGGGTTCGGCTATCTGATGGCGACGCAAGACAGCCGTACCTCCGAGACGTTTTGGCGGCTGACGGAAGTCATGGGCCGCCTTGAAGCGCAGCTTTACTGCTGTTCGGGCGAGATGATCGCGGACGTGGCGGCGGGCAAGTTGGCCTTGGCCTACAACGTACTGGGCAGCTATGCTGCGTCGGAACTGGCCACGACCGAGGGTTTCCACATTGTGGAGCTGACCGATTTCGTCAACGTGATGCTGCGCACTGTTCTGATCCCTGCGAACGCAGAAAACATCGGCGATGCCCGTACGATGGTGGATTTTCTAACGGCCCTGCGCACGCGCCCTGATCTGGTCGAGGCGTCCGGCCTGCCCCCTGTCGACATGAACGCCTTGCAGAATAACCCTGCGTTGCGGCCAATCCGCTTCGGGCCAGGATTGCTAGTGTTCCTTGACCAGCTGAAGGAGGAAAAATTCCTGCGCAGTTGGGAGAACTCTATCGTGCAGCAAACACCTTAG
- a CDS encoding sensor histidine kinase translates to MRQPTSIRRRLFYQLAAVAAVLSLAFVLVVRGVASRAAEGTQDDILAASATAIADSLSSEQGEVTLELPYSALSMLGTINEDRVFYRVTVEGETLTGYADLPVTNVPTRLDAPAFSTEIYRSDEVRLASILRRVSNTATGSSVVVTVAQTRSGLEAISRRITVTATGVGLLFFLLATTLSLLAANSALRPLRRMTGAVARRGPSDLRPVTGDTPAELAPLVRALNSFMERLRTSLSRTEDLITEAAHRVRTPLATVRAQAEVTHRKLNKPEHRQAIRDMIRAIDESSRSAGQILDHAMVTFRADSLARDPLDLAALISETCDRLAPTADLKDIALLRDLPDDPVPFKGDGIMLQAALHNILDNAIKYSPEDSDITVRIEANAALHLSITDQGRGFGDSGFESLTARYSRGTNVGDIVGSGLGLTIADEVARAHGGRLELSHNTEGQGACVSLILPYT, encoded by the coding sequence ATGAGACAGCCGACCTCCATTCGCAGGCGCCTGTTCTACCAGCTTGCCGCTGTGGCTGCGGTGCTGTCACTGGCCTTTGTGCTGGTGGTGCGCGGTGTCGCGTCCCGTGCGGCGGAGGGCACGCAAGACGACATCCTCGCGGCATCCGCCACCGCGATTGCGGACAGCCTGAGCTCCGAACAGGGGGAAGTTACGCTGGAGTTGCCCTACTCCGCTCTGTCGATGTTGGGCACGATCAACGAGGATCGTGTGTTTTACCGCGTCACCGTCGAAGGCGAGACCCTGACCGGCTATGCTGACCTGCCCGTCACCAACGTGCCCACGCGCCTAGACGCGCCGGCCTTCTCGACCGAGATCTACCGCAGCGACGAGGTGCGTTTGGCCTCCATCCTGCGCCGCGTCAGCAACACTGCCACAGGTTCCAGTGTCGTGGTTACCGTGGCGCAAACACGGTCAGGGCTTGAAGCCATATCGCGCCGGATCACCGTGACAGCCACGGGCGTCGGTCTGCTGTTCTTCTTGCTCGCGACGACCCTATCGCTGCTGGCCGCGAACTCTGCACTGCGCCCATTGCGGCGGATGACTGGCGCGGTTGCGCGGCGCGGACCGTCTGATCTGCGCCCGGTGACGGGCGACACCCCCGCCGAGCTCGCGCCGCTTGTCAGGGCGCTAAACTCTTTCATGGAGCGGTTGCGCACCTCTTTGTCGCGCACCGAAGATCTGATCACCGAAGCCGCTCACCGTGTTCGCACGCCGCTGGCCACCGTGCGTGCGCAGGCCGAAGTCACCCACCGCAAGCTCAACAAGCCCGAACACCGGCAAGCAATCCGCGACATGATCCGTGCGATTGACGAAAGCTCGCGGTCAGCGGGGCAAATTCTGGATCACGCCATGGTCACCTTTCGCGCCGACAGTCTGGCCCGTGATCCACTGGACTTGGCAGCACTAATCAGCGAGACCTGCGACCGCCTTGCCCCCACTGCCGACCTGAAGGATATCGCCTTGCTGCGCGACCTTCCCGACGACCCTGTCCCTTTCAAAGGCGATGGCATCATGTTGCAAGCCGCGCTGCATAACATTCTGGACAATGCGATCAAATACTCCCCCGAAGATAGCGACATCACCGTTCGCATTGAGGCCAATGCGGCATTGCATCTGTCAATTACCGACCAAGGGAGGGGCTTCGGGGATTCCGGATTTGAAAGCCTCACCGCGCGCTACTCTCGCGGAACCAATGTAGGGGACATTGTCGGCTCCGGCCTTGGGTTGACCATCGCGGATGAAGTGGCGCGCGCCCATGGCGGGCGGCTGGAACTTAGCCATAATACGGAAGGACAAGGCGCATGCGTGTCGTTGATTTTGCCCTACACCTGA
- a CDS encoding response regulator transcription factor, translated as MRYLLIEDNQKLAGAIVERLQLDGHAVDHADRLDAASACMDVADYDLILLDIMLPDGDGRDFLQNQRRAAKRTPVIVITARSAVSDRISLLDLGADDYITKPFDFAELEARCRAVLRRQGGAADNQKTFEGTVLNLTTGELQFGESTTTLRNRELRLLEVFFAAPGQVFSKSHLIDRMFSFSDEASENAIEVYVARLRKRLEGSGARIETVRGLGYRMIPA; from the coding sequence ATGCGCTACCTGCTGATCGAAGACAATCAAAAGCTGGCAGGCGCTATCGTGGAACGTCTTCAGCTAGATGGCCACGCGGTGGATCATGCCGATCGCCTCGATGCCGCAAGCGCATGTATGGACGTCGCGGATTACGACTTGATATTGCTGGACATTATGCTGCCGGACGGCGACGGGCGCGATTTTTTGCAAAACCAGCGCCGCGCCGCAAAGCGCACGCCGGTGATTGTCATCACCGCGCGGTCCGCAGTGTCGGACCGCATCTCATTGTTGGACCTCGGGGCGGACGATTACATTACCAAACCTTTCGATTTTGCCGAGCTGGAGGCCCGTTGCCGCGCTGTTTTGCGCCGCCAAGGCGGGGCTGCGGACAATCAAAAGACGTTCGAAGGGACGGTGCTAAACCTGACAACGGGTGAGTTGCAGTTCGGAGAAAGCACGACCACCCTGCGCAACCGAGAGTTGCGCTTGCTGGAGGTTTTCTTCGCCGCACCCGGACAGGTATTCTCCAAGTCGCACCTCATTGACCGGATGTTTTCATTCTCCGACGAGGCGTCGGAGAATGCCATCGAGGTCTATGTGGCCCGCCTGCGCAAACGGCTTGAAGGGTCTGGCGCGCGGATCGAGACCGTGCGCGGCCTTGGCTACCGTATGATCCCTGCATGA